The Micromonospora sp. Llam0 genome includes a window with the following:
- a CDS encoding glycosyltransferase family 2 protein, with translation MTGWTAAATGALGIVAVLLALTAATLVNTLRWLRRPGPAAPVTEPVSILLPLRDEADRVTPCLRALLAQRQLTDWRIVVLDDGSTDGTAEVVAEVAGDDPRVRLIAGAPLPPGWLGKPHACQQLADAVPAAPAGVLVFVDADVVLAPGAVAAAVGTLRSVPAQLLSPYPRIVAGSAGERLVQPLLQWSWLTFLPLRAMERSPRTSLAAAGGQFLLVDRDAYRRAGGHAAVRDQVLEDIGLARAVKRAGGRIALADGSALATCRMYGSWRELSAGYTKSLWASLPSPAGAAAVVAGLLMLYAAPPVLGVVGLAGLAAGAGPAAAALVTAGAVGYGLGVTGRALTARATGGRAMPDGLAHPVSVALLGWLVIRSYYLRKRRRLAWRGRPVALP, from the coding sequence ATGACCGGGTGGACGGCGGCGGCGACGGGCGCCCTCGGCATCGTCGCGGTGCTGCTGGCGCTGACCGCGGCGACGCTGGTCAACACGCTGCGCTGGCTGCGCCGGCCCGGCCCGGCGGCCCCGGTGACCGAGCCGGTGTCGATCCTGCTGCCACTGCGTGACGAGGCCGACCGGGTGACGCCGTGCCTGCGGGCGCTGCTCGCCCAACGGCAGCTGACCGACTGGCGGATCGTGGTGCTCGACGACGGGTCGACCGACGGCACCGCCGAGGTGGTCGCCGAGGTCGCCGGCGACGATCCCCGGGTACGGCTGATCGCCGGTGCGCCGCTGCCGCCCGGTTGGCTGGGCAAGCCGCACGCCTGCCAGCAGCTCGCCGACGCGGTCCCCGCCGCACCGGCCGGGGTGCTGGTCTTCGTGGACGCCGACGTGGTCCTCGCCCCCGGGGCGGTCGCCGCCGCCGTCGGCACCCTGCGGTCGGTGCCGGCGCAGCTGCTCAGCCCGTACCCGCGGATCGTCGCCGGGTCGGCAGGCGAGCGACTGGTCCAGCCGCTGCTGCAGTGGAGCTGGCTGACGTTCCTGCCGCTGCGCGCGATGGAACGCTCGCCGCGTACCTCGCTGGCCGCCGCCGGCGGGCAGTTCCTGCTGGTCGACCGGGACGCGTACCGGCGGGCCGGCGGGCACGCCGCCGTGCGGGACCAGGTACTGGAGGACATCGGGCTGGCCCGTGCGGTGAAGCGGGCCGGTGGGCGGATCGCCCTGGCCGACGGTTCGGCGTTGGCGACCTGCCGGATGTACGGGTCCTGGCGGGAGCTGTCCGCCGGCTACACCAAGTCGCTGTGGGCGTCGCTGCCGTCGCCGGCCGGCGCGGCCGCCGTCGTGGCCGGACTGTTGATGTTGTACGCGGCCCCGCCGGTGCTCGGCGTCGTCGGGCTGGCCGGGCTGGCCGCCGGGGCCGGTCCGGCGGCGGCGGCGCTGGTCACGGCCGGTGCCGTCGGGTACGGGCTCGGGGTGACCGGGCGGGCGCTCACCGCCCGGGCCACCGGCGGCCGGGCGATGCCGGACGGATTGGCACATCCGGTCTCGGTCGCGCTGCTCGGCTGGCTCGTGATCCGGTCCTACTATCTGCGCAAGCGACGGCGCCTCGCCTGGCGCGGTCGCCCGGTGGCCCTGCCCTGA
- a CDS encoding DMT family transporter, translating to MTTAFARRPLLGLAMVVGASALFAINGTVSKLVLRAGLDAPQLTVLRAVGTFTGLLVLSVVLRPGARRLRLRRREVPLLVAYGLTGFFLVPMLYFVAISRLPVGIALLFEYTAPLMVAVWAWSVQRQQVRSRLWAGLALSLLGLACVAQVWGGLTLDPLGVAAGLGAAVMLAAYFLIGAQGVQDRDALSLTTLAFGASAVAGLLLRGGTAGADGWQPLLTRTDGGVPVALLCCYVVVLGSIVPYLMITAALRHLPATSVGIVGMVEPVFAATVAWVVLGSGEALTPVQLAGGALVLTGVVLAETARTGTGAPPAVPPAPDGPLPPGPSRPEGPPPAAGVVAGAGG from the coding sequence GTGACGACTGCGTTCGCCCGCCGACCGCTGCTCGGCCTGGCCATGGTGGTCGGGGCCAGCGCGCTGTTCGCGATCAACGGCACCGTGTCCAAGCTGGTGCTGCGAGCCGGGCTGGACGCCCCGCAGCTGACCGTGCTGCGGGCGGTCGGCACCTTCACCGGGCTACTGGTGCTCAGCGTCGTGCTGCGGCCCGGTGCCCGCCGGCTGCGGCTGCGCCGCCGCGAGGTTCCGCTGCTCGTCGCGTACGGGCTGACCGGCTTCTTCCTGGTCCCGATGCTCTACTTCGTGGCGATCTCCCGGCTGCCGGTCGGCATCGCGCTGCTGTTCGAGTACACCGCGCCGCTGATGGTGGCGGTCTGGGCCTGGTCCGTGCAGCGCCAGCAGGTGCGCTCCCGGCTGTGGGCCGGGCTGGCGTTGAGCCTGCTCGGGCTGGCCTGCGTGGCGCAGGTGTGGGGTGGGCTGACCCTCGACCCGTTGGGGGTTGCCGCCGGGCTGGGCGCGGCGGTGATGCTCGCCGCGTACTTCCTGATCGGCGCTCAGGGCGTGCAGGATCGCGACGCGCTGTCTTTGACCACCTTGGCGTTCGGCGCGTCGGCGGTCGCCGGGCTGCTCCTGCGCGGGGGCACCGCCGGCGCGGACGGCTGGCAGCCGCTGCTCACCCGTACCGACGGTGGGGTGCCGGTCGCGTTGCTCTGCTGCTATGTGGTGGTCCTCGGCTCGATCGTGCCGTACCTGATGATCACCGCCGCGTTGCGGCACCTGCCGGCGACCAGCGTCGGCATCGTCGGCATGGTCGAGCCGGTGTTCGCCGCCACGGTGGCCTGGGTGGTGCTGGGCTCGGGTGAGGCGTTGACCCCGGTGCAACTGGCCGGCGGCGCGTTGGTGCTGACCGGGGTGGTGTTGGCCGAGACGGCCCGGACCGGCACCGGTGCGCCGCCCGCCGTACCGCCGGCACCCGACGGTCCGCTGCCACCGGGACCGTCACGGCCGGAGGGCCCGCCCCCGGCAGCCGGCGTAGTGGCCGGTGCCGGCGGGTAA
- a CDS encoding NUDIX domain-containing protein, with the protein MTAHRLRVAAYAVCVDQGQLLLARYVSPGGSRRHWTLPGGKVEHAEDPVDAVVREAAEETGYQVEVESLLGVDSRTVPAQRRLPGRGERHNLGVFYRVRVVGGALRPEVGGSTDLAQWVPLSQVPQLTRAVIVDVGLELDRTRPPSGHVTPVPVRGLLRH; encoded by the coding sequence ATGACTGCCCACCGGCTTCGGGTGGCCGCCTACGCGGTCTGTGTCGACCAGGGGCAGCTGCTGCTGGCCCGCTACGTCTCGCCGGGCGGCTCCCGGCGGCACTGGACGCTGCCCGGCGGCAAGGTCGAACACGCCGAGGACCCGGTCGACGCGGTGGTCCGCGAGGCGGCCGAGGAGACCGGCTACCAGGTCGAGGTGGAGTCGCTGCTCGGCGTCGACTCCCGTACGGTGCCCGCGCAGCGCCGGCTGCCCGGCCGCGGCGAACGGCACAACCTGGGGGTCTTCTACCGGGTACGGGTCGTCGGCGGCGCGCTGCGGCCCGAGGTCGGCGGCTCCACCGACCTGGCGCAGTGGGTGCCGCTGTCGCAGGTGCCGCAGCTGACCCGAGCGGTGATCGTCGACGTCGGTCTGGAGCTCGACCGCACCCGTCCGCCGAGCGGCCACGTCACCCCGGTCCCGGTACGCGGCCTGCTCCGCCACTGA
- a CDS encoding monooxygenase, translating into MNDPVDRTAPVPDHAAPVPGLVTLHVWRVPRRRLPRVLARMAVDAGRLRRVDGVRFAKLLGTGTGTGFGPTDVDPTRWAALVVWDDPATAAGFDTSPVGRSWRRIADTRVRVDLRPLHSRGRWSGVAPFGEPGGQPGGQPGGGQPGAGRPVLALTRARLRPAKAVTFWRAVPPVAAALADADGLHCRFGVGEAPLGWQGTVSVWRDTADLTRFAYRHPQHRAAITRTPVTQWYAEELFARFEVLGVTGDRAVLGWAGEGWAGKDEDGTCGAGGG; encoded by the coding sequence GTGAACGACCCCGTCGACCGCACGGCACCGGTCCCCGACCACGCGGCCCCGGTGCCCGGGCTGGTCACGCTGCACGTCTGGCGGGTCCCCCGCCGACGGCTGCCGCGCGTGCTGGCCCGGATGGCCGTCGACGCCGGCCGGCTGCGGCGCGTCGACGGCGTACGGTTCGCCAAACTGCTCGGCACCGGGACCGGCACCGGATTCGGGCCCACCGACGTCGACCCGACCCGGTGGGCGGCGCTGGTGGTGTGGGACGACCCGGCGACGGCTGCCGGGTTCGACACCTCGCCGGTCGGACGGTCGTGGCGGCGGATCGCCGACACGCGGGTCCGCGTCGACCTGCGGCCGCTGCACAGTCGGGGCCGCTGGTCCGGCGTCGCCCCGTTCGGTGAGCCGGGCGGTCAGCCGGGCGGTCAGCCGGGCGGCGGGCAGCCCGGTGCCGGGCGACCGGTGCTGGCGTTGACCCGGGCGCGGCTGCGACCGGCGAAGGCGGTCACCTTCTGGCGGGCGGTGCCGCCGGTCGCCGCCGCCCTGGCCGACGCCGACGGGCTGCACTGCCGGTTCGGTGTCGGCGAGGCGCCGCTGGGCTGGCAGGGCACCGTCAGCGTGTGGCGGGACACGGCGGATCTCACCCGGTTCGCGTACCGTCACCCGCAGCACCGGGCGGCCATCACCCGGACCCCGGTGACACAGTGGTACGCCGAGGAACTCTTCGCCCGGTTCGAGGTGCTCGGTGTCACCGGCGACCGGGCCGTGCTGGGCTGGGCCGGAGAGGGCTGGGCCGGGAAGGACGAGGATGGGACATGCGGTGCTGGCGGCGGATGA
- a CDS encoding GNAT family N-acetyltransferase: protein MAELTTPRLVLRHWRGSDLEPWVAMNADPQVREFFPGLATREQSAATMARCQAGLDQRGWGWWAVEVAATGELIGMTGLSPVEANMPFDGVEVGWRLRRDAWGNGYATEAARACLAYGFDTLGRPEIVALTAVGNLRSQAVMRRIGMSRDPDGDFDHPNVPDSPVRRHALFRIQAPPRAH from the coding sequence ATGGCGGAGTTGACCACGCCGCGCCTGGTGCTGCGGCACTGGCGCGGGTCCGACCTGGAGCCGTGGGTGGCGATGAACGCCGACCCTCAGGTGCGGGAGTTCTTCCCGGGCCTGGCGACCCGCGAGCAGAGCGCCGCTACCATGGCCCGCTGCCAGGCCGGCCTGGACCAGCGTGGCTGGGGCTGGTGGGCGGTCGAGGTGGCGGCGACCGGCGAACTCATCGGCATGACCGGCCTGAGCCCGGTGGAGGCCAACATGCCGTTCGACGGGGTCGAGGTCGGCTGGCGGCTGCGCCGCGATGCATGGGGCAACGGGTACGCGACCGAAGCGGCCCGCGCCTGCCTGGCGTACGGCTTCGACACCCTCGGTCGGCCGGAGATCGTCGCGTTGACCGCCGTCGGCAACCTGCGCTCGCAGGCGGTGATGCGGCGGATCGGGATGTCCCGCGACCCGGACGGCGACTTCGACCACCCGAACGTGCCCGACAGCCCGGTGCGCCGTCACGCGCTCTTCCGGATCCAGGCCCCGCCGCGCGCACACTGA
- a CDS encoding DUF397 domain-containing protein encodes MSGTSVAPRWRTSTRSGNGGNTCVEVADNLPGRVLVRDSKDVTGPVLAFGPAAWSAFVTGLTVTR; translated from the coding sequence ATGAGCGGTACGAGTGTGGCACCACGGTGGCGTACCTCGACCCGGTCCGGCAACGGCGGCAACACCTGTGTGGAGGTCGCCGACAATCTCCCCGGCCGGGTACTGGTCCGCGACAGCAAAGACGTCACCGGCCCGGTGCTCGCCTTCGGCCCGGCCGCCTGGTCAGCCTTTGTGACCGGGCTGACCGTCACTCGCTGA
- a CDS encoding N-acetyltransferase: protein MRLVPWLPDDLLRRLDDVVTVYGEAMNYRAELLEVRRGYIATHVRRPGFRAVATLTAEGALAGFGYGYRSAAGQWWHDQVRGALPKPARGTWLTDCFEVVELHVHPQAQGHGIGAHQLRTLLGMAAGATTLLSTPEADEQRSRAWRLYRRFGYVDVLRDFHFPGDERAFAVLGRTLPLPHPQAAPAAGAGPTTDPQPRRS, encoded by the coding sequence ATGAGGTTGGTGCCGTGGCTGCCGGACGACCTGCTGCGGCGGCTCGACGACGTGGTCACCGTGTACGGCGAGGCGATGAACTACCGGGCCGAGCTGCTGGAGGTACGCCGCGGCTACATCGCCACCCACGTACGGCGCCCCGGGTTCCGGGCGGTCGCCACCCTCACCGCCGAAGGCGCGCTCGCCGGGTTCGGCTACGGCTACCGGTCGGCCGCCGGGCAGTGGTGGCACGACCAGGTACGCGGCGCGCTGCCGAAACCCGCCCGCGGCACCTGGCTCACCGACTGCTTCGAAGTGGTGGAGCTGCACGTGCACCCGCAGGCGCAGGGGCACGGGATCGGCGCGCACCAGCTGCGTACCCTGCTCGGGATGGCCGCCGGAGCGACCACCCTGTTGTCCACCCCGGAGGCCGACGAGCAGCGGTCCCGGGCCTGGCGGCTGTACCGACGGTTCGGCTACGTCGACGTGCTGCGCGACTTCCACTTCCCCGGCGACGAACGGGCCTTCGCAGTGCTCGGCCGTACCCTCCCGCTGCCCCACCCGCAGGCAGCACCGGCTGCGGGGGCCGGACCGACGACGGACCCGCAGCCGCGCCGGTCATGA
- a CDS encoding RNA-guided endonuclease TnpB family protein, translated as MQLRYQFRVYPTPGQQIELAKAFGCARVVFNDGLRLRQTAHEQGLPYVSDAELSKRVITRARTTPERAWLGGVSAVVLQRALADLNTAYRNFFASITGGREGRMVAPPRFRSRKDNRQAIRFTRDSRFTVLDNGRLRLPKIGDLAVRWSRTLPSDPSSVTVIRDAAGRYFASFVVRATDEPLPPTDAEVGIDLGLTHFAVMSDGTKVAAPRFLRRAARRLKGLQQALSRKRRGGNRRGKAVVKVARAHARVADTRRDWQHKLSTTIIRENQAVYVEDLCVVGLGRTRLARSVHDAGWSSFVGMLECKAARYGRTFARVDRWLPSTRMCSDCGRINDRMALNVRSWVCPCGGLHDRDVNAAINIKAAGQADFNDRGARVGPGPVPAPRGETVTH; from the coding sequence GTGCAGCTCCGGTACCAGTTCCGGGTCTATCCGACACCCGGCCAGCAGATCGAGCTGGCGAAGGCGTTCGGATGCGCCCGGGTGGTGTTCAACGACGGGCTGCGCCTCCGGCAGACGGCCCACGAGCAGGGTCTGCCGTACGTGTCGGACGCCGAGTTGTCGAAGCGGGTCATCACGCGGGCCAGGACGACTCCGGAGCGGGCGTGGCTGGGCGGGGTGTCGGCGGTGGTGTTGCAGCGGGCCCTCGCGGACCTGAACACCGCGTACCGCAACTTCTTCGCCTCGATCACGGGCGGGCGTGAAGGCCGCATGGTGGCGCCGCCGAGGTTCCGGTCCCGTAAGGACAACCGGCAGGCCATCCGTTTCACCCGCGATTCCCGGTTCACGGTGCTGGACAACGGTCGTCTGCGGTTGCCGAAGATCGGCGACCTCGCGGTCCGCTGGTCCCGGACCCTGCCGTCGGACCCGTCGTCCGTGACGGTCATCCGGGACGCGGCCGGGCGGTACTTCGCCTCGTTCGTCGTGCGGGCCACGGACGAGCCGTTGCCGCCGACCGACGCCGAGGTGGGGATCGATCTGGGTCTGACGCACTTCGCGGTCATGTCGGACGGCACGAAGGTGGCCGCACCCAGGTTCCTGCGCCGCGCGGCCCGCAGGCTCAAAGGGCTGCAGCAGGCCCTGTCGCGCAAGCGGCGGGGCGGCAACCGCCGTGGGAAGGCCGTCGTGAAGGTCGCCAGGGCGCACGCCCGGGTGGCCGACACCCGGCGGGACTGGCAGCACAAGCTGTCCACGACGATCATCCGTGAGAACCAAGCGGTGTACGTCGAGGACCTGTGTGTCGTCGGTCTCGGCCGGACCCGGCTGGCGAGGTCGGTGCACGACGCGGGATGGTCGTCGTTCGTCGGCATGCTGGAGTGCAAGGCGGCGAGGTACGGGCGTACGTTCGCCCGGGTGGACCGGTGGCTCCCGTCCACCCGGATGTGTTCGGACTGCGGCCGGATCAACGACAGGATGGCGTTGAACGTGCGGTCGTGGGTGTGTCCGTGTGGCGGTCTCCACGATCGGGATGTCAACGCGGCGATCAACATCAAGGCCGCCGGGCAGGCGGACTTCAACGACCGTGGAGCGCGGGTAGGACCGGGACCCGTTCCGGCACCGCGCGGTGAAACGGTAACCCACTAG
- a CDS encoding diacylglycerol kinase family protein, giving the protein MSAPKRVAVVTHRKKTLGGGLDELRAAIAGYGAENIDWSEVPKSRKAPKKARRAVERGAELVFVWGGDGMVQRCLDALAGRDATVAIVPAGTANLLANNLGVPEDLGEAVRIGFEGERRRLDLGRINGEHFAVMAGAGFDGRLIRDADRDLKDRAGKLAYVWTGLRHVGGVTPRTRIKVDGTTWFDEPASCVLVGNVGRITGGIHAFDDARPDDGWLEVGVTTAQGAAEWARTLGRMAVGRSERSPFVRMTRARRVDIRLAEPMTYELDGGARGQAKKMRVRVVPAAITVCVPA; this is encoded by the coding sequence ATGAGTGCACCGAAGCGGGTCGCCGTCGTCACGCACCGCAAGAAGACCCTCGGCGGCGGCCTTGACGAGTTGCGTGCGGCGATCGCCGGGTACGGTGCCGAGAACATTGACTGGTCCGAGGTGCCGAAGAGCCGCAAGGCGCCGAAGAAGGCCCGGCGGGCCGTCGAGCGGGGCGCCGAGCTGGTCTTCGTGTGGGGCGGCGACGGCATGGTGCAGCGCTGTCTGGACGCGCTGGCCGGTCGCGACGCCACCGTGGCGATCGTCCCGGCCGGCACGGCGAACCTGCTGGCGAACAACCTCGGCGTACCGGAGGACCTCGGCGAGGCGGTACGGATCGGTTTCGAGGGCGAACGTCGCCGGCTCGACCTGGGCAGGATCAACGGCGAGCATTTCGCGGTGATGGCCGGGGCCGGTTTCGACGGGCGGCTGATCCGCGACGCCGACCGGGACCTGAAGGACCGGGCCGGCAAGCTCGCGTACGTCTGGACCGGTCTGCGCCACGTCGGCGGCGTCACGCCGAGGACCCGGATCAAGGTCGACGGCACGACCTGGTTCGACGAACCGGCCAGCTGCGTCCTCGTCGGCAACGTCGGCCGGATCACCGGCGGCATCCACGCCTTCGACGACGCCCGGCCCGACGACGGCTGGCTGGAGGTCGGGGTGACCACCGCGCAGGGGGCGGCCGAGTGGGCGCGCACGCTGGGTCGAATGGCGGTCGGGCGCTCGGAGCGCTCCCCGTTCGTTCGGATGACCCGGGCCAGGCGGGTCGACATCCGGCTGGCCGAGCCGATGACGTACGAACTCGACGGCGGCGCCCGGGGTCAGGCCAAGAAAATGAGGGTACGGGTGGTCCCCGCCGCGATCACCGTCTGCGTCCCGGCCTGA
- a CDS encoding carotenoid biosynthesis protein — protein sequence MSARRVLPWAMLALLVLAQIGYPLTGGGTRTGLTIATVAIGFVLSVGHAVLSRGPRSAAALVLVTTGGGLAVEACGVATGVPFGGYDYAGTLGPKLLGVPVVIPLAWTWMAWPAWLVAVRLVRPAVARIAVGAVALAAWDLFLDPQMVAEGHWTWLDTDPALPGVPDVPVGNYLGWLAVAAVMMTLLRLTAGVDARRVDGPADAPMYALYLWTYASSLLAHAVFLGLPASAGWGGLGMGLVAVPFAVTLIRSRRATRPGGQQRRRAT from the coding sequence ATGAGCGCACGACGGGTGCTGCCCTGGGCGATGTTGGCGCTGCTGGTGCTGGCCCAGATCGGCTACCCGCTGACCGGCGGCGGCACCCGGACCGGATTGACCATCGCCACCGTGGCGATCGGCTTCGTCCTGTCGGTCGGCCACGCCGTGCTCAGCCGGGGGCCGCGCAGCGCCGCCGCGCTGGTGCTGGTCACCACCGGCGGCGGGCTGGCGGTCGAAGCCTGCGGGGTGGCGACCGGGGTCCCGTTCGGCGGCTACGACTACGCCGGCACGCTCGGGCCGAAGCTGCTCGGCGTACCGGTGGTCATCCCGCTGGCCTGGACCTGGATGGCCTGGCCGGCGTGGCTGGTCGCGGTGCGGCTGGTCCGCCCGGCGGTGGCCCGGATCGCCGTCGGCGCGGTAGCGCTGGCCGCCTGGGATCTCTTCCTCGACCCGCAGATGGTCGCCGAAGGCCACTGGACCTGGCTGGACACCGACCCGGCGCTGCCCGGGGTGCCGGACGTCCCGGTCGGCAACTACCTGGGCTGGTTGGCCGTGGCGGCGGTGATGATGACGCTGCTGCGGCTCACCGCCGGGGTCGACGCCCGCCGGGTCGACGGGCCGGCCGACGCCCCGATGTACGCGCTGTACCTGTGGACGTACGCGTCGAGTCTGCTCGCCCACGCGGTGTTCCTCGGGCTGCCCGCCTCGGCCGGCTGGGGCGGGCTCGGCATGGGGCTGGTGGCGGTGCCGTTCGCGGTGACGCTGATCCGGTCGCGTCGGGCGACACGGCCCGGCGGACAGCAGCGGCGACGGGCGACATGA
- a CDS encoding ATP-binding cassette domain-containing protein has protein sequence MAFIEADGLTKRFRRPVKDPGLRGALKHLVVRRFADHVAVDGVDLRVEAGEAVAYVGPNGAGKSTTVKLLAGILVPTAGQVRVGGVVPHRQRVANARQIGVLFGQRTQLWWDLPVRESLALLRDLYDVDKTTYREQLERFDDVLGLGELLPVVARKLSLGQRMRADLAAALLHRPRVVYLDEPTIGLDIAVKDRVRAFLRELRADGTTLILTTHDLGDIEDVCQRIVIIDQGRIIYDGPLTGVKDQFARHRSMHLHLADPVPLDTVAAAIGGSAQVAAGATPGEFTVRFDRFAVSLGAHLRSTLEYEADFWILVAESALTRLFASGMAVKLSISLAANSSAFWLQSPHSIFAYEVHQIGDLARYPECGPVLRPSGRG, from the coding sequence ATGGCCTTCATCGAAGCTGATGGGTTGACCAAACGGTTCCGCCGGCCGGTGAAGGACCCGGGTCTGCGTGGCGCGTTGAAACACCTGGTGGTACGCCGGTTCGCCGACCACGTCGCGGTCGACGGCGTCGATCTGCGGGTCGAGGCGGGCGAGGCGGTGGCGTACGTCGGGCCGAACGGCGCCGGCAAGTCGACCACGGTGAAGCTGCTCGCCGGCATCCTGGTGCCGACCGCCGGGCAGGTCCGGGTCGGCGGGGTGGTGCCGCACCGGCAGCGGGTCGCCAACGCCCGACAGATCGGTGTGCTGTTCGGCCAACGTACCCAGCTGTGGTGGGACCTGCCGGTCCGCGAGTCCCTGGCCCTGCTGCGTGACCTGTACGACGTCGACAAGACCACCTACCGGGAGCAGCTGGAGCGCTTCGACGACGTACTCGGGCTCGGTGAGCTGCTGCCGGTGGTGGCCCGCAAGCTCTCCCTCGGCCAGCGGATGCGGGCCGACCTGGCTGCCGCGCTGCTGCACCGGCCCCGGGTGGTCTACCTCGACGAGCCGACCATCGGGCTGGACATCGCGGTCAAGGACCGGGTCCGGGCGTTCCTGCGGGAGCTGCGCGCCGACGGCACCACGCTGATCCTGACCACCCACGACCTCGGCGACATCGAGGACGTCTGCCAGCGGATCGTGATCATCGACCAGGGGCGGATCATCTACGACGGCCCGCTGACCGGGGTGAAGGACCAGTTCGCCCGGCACCGCTCGATGCACCTGCACCTGGCCGATCCGGTGCCACTGGACACGGTCGCCGCCGCCATCGGCGGCAGCGCGCAGGTCGCCGCCGGCGCGACGCCGGGCGAGTTCACCGTCCGGTTCGACCGGTTCGCCGTCAGCCTCGGTGCTCACCTGCGGTCCACCCTGGAGTACGAGGCGGACTTCTGGATCCTGGTCGCCGAATCAGCGCTGACTCGGCTGTTCGCCAGCGGCATGGCGGTCAAGCTGTCGATCAGCCTGGCCGCCAACTCGTCGGCGTTCTGGCTGCAGAGTCCGCATTCGATCTTTGCGTACGAGGTGCACCAGATCGGTGACCTGGCCCGCTACCCAGAATGTGGGCCAGTGCTCCGGCCTTCAGGCCGGGGGTGA
- a CDS encoding YbaK/EbsC family protein: MQTHPNVRAVQDALNTADARDGSGASCRVRLLPDAVHTAAAAAAALGIEVGQIANSLIFDADGEPLLVLTSGAHRVDTAKVAADLGVDALRRATPEFVREHTGQPIGGVAPLGHPKPVRTLVDVALQQYPEIWAAGGVPRAVFPTTNAELLRITAGTAAEVA; the protein is encoded by the coding sequence ATGCAGACACATCCGAACGTGCGGGCGGTGCAGGACGCGTTGAACACCGCCGACGCCCGGGACGGCTCCGGCGCCAGCTGCCGGGTGCGGCTGCTGCCGGACGCGGTGCACACCGCCGCCGCAGCGGCGGCCGCCCTGGGCATCGAGGTGGGGCAGATCGCCAACTCGTTGATCTTCGACGCGGACGGTGAGCCGCTGCTGGTGCTCACCTCGGGCGCACACCGGGTGGACACCGCGAAGGTCGCCGCCGACCTCGGCGTCGACGCGCTGCGCCGGGCCACCCCGGAGTTCGTCCGGGAACACACCGGGCAGCCGATCGGCGGGGTCGCGCCGCTGGGCCACCCCAAGCCGGTCCGCACCCTGGTCGACGTCGCCCTGCAGCAGTACCCGGAGATCTGGGCGGCCGGCGGCGTACCCCGGGCGGTCTTCCCGACCACCAACGCCGAACTGCTGCGGATCACCGCCGGCACCGCCGCCGAGGTGGCGTGA
- the tnpA gene encoding IS200/IS605 family transposase: protein MAKLEVIRTDRHCVFAMHVHLVFVTKFRHTVFDDRHLTRMEPIMRDVRRDFEAELVEFNGGHNHVHLLVDHPPKVAVSRLVNSLKGVPSRRPRQEFPDLARHYHRANKLWSGSYFAGSVAGAPLSIVKQYIEQQNRPG from the coding sequence ATGGCAAAACTCGAGGTTATCCGTACCGACAGGCACTGCGTCTTCGCGATGCACGTCCACTTGGTTTTCGTGACGAAGTTCCGGCACACGGTGTTCGACGACCGGCACCTGACCCGCATGGAACCCATCATGCGGGACGTGCGCCGCGACTTCGAGGCCGAACTGGTCGAGTTCAACGGCGGCCACAACCACGTCCACCTGCTGGTCGACCACCCACCCAAAGTCGCCGTTTCCCGCCTGGTCAACTCACTCAAGGGCGTCCCGTCGCGCCGCCCGCGGCAGGAATTCCCCGACCTCGCACGCCACTACCACCGGGCCAACAAACTCTGGTCGGGCTCGTACTTCGCCGGCTCCGTCGCCGGCGCGCCACTGAGCATCGTCAAGCAGTACATCGAGCAGCAAAACCGGCCAGGTTAG
- a CDS encoding ABC-2 family transporter protein encodes MSVYTFGVRLVLVVGLPFAFVGFFPASAVLGAGGDDAVRAGVGPTWLGWLTPLVAAYCVAVAALIFRAGLRRYESAGN; translated from the coding sequence GTGTCGGTCTATACGTTCGGGGTGCGGCTGGTGCTGGTGGTCGGGCTGCCGTTCGCCTTCGTCGGATTCTTCCCGGCCAGCGCGGTGCTCGGTGCCGGTGGCGACGACGCTGTCCGCGCCGGGGTCGGTCCGACCTGGCTGGGCTGGCTCACCCCGCTGGTCGCCGCCTACTGCGTCGCCGTGGCGGCGCTGATCTTCCGGGCCGGTCTACGCCGCTACGAGTCCGCTGGAAACTAG